In a single window of the Neoarius graeffei isolate fNeoGra1 chromosome 28, fNeoGra1.pri, whole genome shotgun sequence genome:
- the rsph4a gene encoding radial spoke head protein 4 homolog A, which translates to MESSEEVLSDQKQHSAECFKAFLLKNSTKTNLNLYDHLVRVLTRVMNERPENTVDIIENLSLEVKRSMLQEKQSTLRDAPSTTSSEQLAKQQKVLFNRKEEQPEEMATPLPNVPELTFFLEQIGVGLGREEMQRIFLALKQLVDTQPLQCCRFWGKILGIEANYIIAEVEYKDGEGEEEEEEEIHEDEDKKGEAQEDDEDPLPTSSYKPPAPVPKEPHRSGTNKFTYFVCREPGLPWVCLPDVTPAQITAARQIRKLFTGHLDTPIVSYPPFPGNEANYLRTQIARISAGTQVSPLDFYQFSEEEEEEEEEGVRDSIEENPDFEGISVRELAVSLSLWVHHIQHILIQGRCVWVNLTEKTEELLEEDEEEEEKEEQPDEPEPEVGPPLLTPLSEDAEVNNTPPWSTRISSNLISQHAIAFVRSNLWPGAYAYVCGKKFGNIYIGWGLKFLGEDFSPPLPPSPQSEYLSGPEITEALDPSVQEEEALREELEEKQAALEGNDAMEAEEDEKEEEDEEDENEY; encoded by the exons ATGGAGAGTTCTGAGGAAGTGCTGAGTGACCAAAAGCAGCATTCTGCTGAATGCTTCAAAGCTTTCCTgttaaaaaacagcacaaaaacaaACCTCAACCT CTACGACCATCTGGTTCGCGTGCTCACCAGAGTGATGAATGAGCGTCCGGAGAACACAGTGGATATAATTGAAAATCTGAGCCTTGAGGTAAAGCGCAGCATGCTGCAGGAGAAGCAAAGCACGCTGCGGGATGCACCATCCACAACCTCCTCTGAGCAGCTGGCTAAGCAACAGAAAGTGCTGTTTAACCGCAAGGAAGAACAACCTGAAGAG ATGGCGACACCTCTGCCCAATGTGCCTGAGCTGACTTTCTTCCTGGAGCAGATTGGGGTCGGTCTGGGTCGGGAGGAGATGCAGAGGATCTTTTTGGCCCTGAAGCAGCTGGTGGACACGCAGCCCCTGCAATGCTGCCGATTCTGGGGCAAAATCCTCGGTATTGAAGCGAACTATATCATCGCTGAAGTGGAATACAAGGATGGTGAGGGcgaagaggaagaagaggaagaaatacATGAAGATGAGGACAAAAAGGGGGAGGCTCAAGAAGACGATGAG GATCCACTCCCCACGTCAAGCTACAAGCCACCCGCTCCAGTCCCTAAGGAGCCTCATCGCTCCGGCACCAACAAGTTCACCTACTTTGTGTGCAGAGAGCCGGGCCTGCCCTGGGTCTGTCTTCCTGACGTCACCCCTGCTCAGATTACAGCTGCGCGACAAATTCGCAAGCTCTTCACCGGGCACCTGGACACTCCCATCGTGAGCTACCCACCCTTCCCAGGTAACGAGGCTAACTACCTGCGTACCCAGATTGCCCGCATCTCAGCAGGCACCCAGGTCAGTCCACTGGATTTCTATCAGTtcagtgaggaggaggaggaggaggaagaagaaggagtgCGAGACAGCATCGAGGAGAACCCTGACTTTGAGGGCATCTCTGTGCGCGAGCTGGCAGTGTCGCTGTCACTGTGGGTCCACCACATACAACACATTCTCATACAG GGTCGTTGTGTGTGGGTCAACCTGACTGAAAAGACAGAGGAGCTCcttgaagaagacgaagaggaagaggagaaggaGGAACAGCCTGACGAGCCTGAGCCTGAGGTCGGACCGCCACTTCTCACACCACTGTCTGAGGACGCAG AGGTGAATAACACTCCTCCTTGGAGTACCAGGATCTCCTCAAACCTAATCTCCCAGCACGCCATTGCTTTTGTGCGCTCCAACCTGTGGCCTGGTGCTTATGCGTACGTGTGCGGCAA GAAGTTTGGGAACATATACATCGGCTGGGGACTGAAGTTCTTGGGCGAGGACTTTAGCCCTCCCCTGCCTCCTTCCCCACAGTCCGAGTACCTGAGTGGCCCTGAAATTACAGAGGCATTGGACCCCAGTGTGCAGGAGGAGGAGGCTCTGAGGGAAGAACTAGAGGAGAAGCAGGCTGCGCTGGAAGGCAACGATGCGATGGAAGCAGAGGAAGATGAAAAGgaggaagaagatgaagaagatgaAAATGAATACTGA